One region of Danio rerio strain Tuebingen ecotype United States chromosome 5, GRCz12tu, whole genome shotgun sequence genomic DNA includes:
- the LOC110439792 gene encoding uncharacterized protein isoform X2: MEAYEKEAIKRIRRHSQSVLHDLLIRGFKDEVKDPDRSIQPVLRGRLSDLYLPAITGTTSNLQAAKAKLSHSCPYLSSSRRRGSTSSIGSQKLPDFNSKQSFLKAQKESKKSNVTVTMTYLGQGLPGSARDEMKVLQQICGGENICVFKGFVQPGEQFQFTSQRHLGFPFSATIFVNGLMTTRISSCCEYRYAPGFQQGRRSCFRLTRLNGGKPCYKCVNSRHGIGAPAINRAAPTSTRAVNSNEGVMESCPSSPLFVPLGMERSVQKTRKLSKDGGALSTDSEDMNGSLKERRPHKRHKGPRSQRGEGKASEDSQAHGKNEAEDKSPSIAKEQLQTSAKKHNPVTENKSKVADSLQEGKTQSKRDGEKATDPSQWNGKSRNRGRLRDFYEECVEMSTGLESGLDQQRWFKVNKSERNKIKEQITSGLTGSASEVELSAESDSDATEARIPKINNKQVSEDAEDVTSEQDLQKQMDAMAELLSNSDQVEQLVLRNTGLTDELLKSLATALKRSPSEVTVINLNLNQIGPPGITVLLDLLQAKPHIKELLLFGNQLGDLGVQTLLSGLAELQDKTAAPHGNSEQIHCSPANSAILELDLGGNGIGSDGLRVLATFMRYHSHLQYLGLAQTSCSDMEAWTVLFESLKVNTVLTHIILDESNLGDDGVKLFSEALQSNKSLRKVELDNNGFSDVGGHYLLEALCLRGKGSLKNLSLEGNYISTALMANIQQELESL; encoded by the exons ATGGAGGCATATGAGAAAGAGGCGATCAAACGCATCCGCAGACACAGTCAGAGCGTGCTTCATGATCTGCTCATCAGAGGATTTAAAGATGAAGTCAAAGAT CCTGACAGGTCAATCCAGCCAGTGCTCAGAGGACGGTTGAGTGACTTGTACCTTCCTGCGATCACAGGAACCACATCAAACCTGCAGGCAGCAAAGGCCAAACTCAGTCACTCATGCCCTTATCTGAGCTCCAGCAGACGCCGAGGCTCCACTTCCTCAATCGGCTCACAGAAACTTCCAGACTTCAACAGCAAACAG AGTTTCCTCAAAGCGCAGAAGGAGTCCAAGAAGTCAAATGTGACGGTGACGATGACGTACCTCGGGCAGGGTCTTCCTGGAAGCGCTCGGGATGAGATGAAAGTGCTTCAGCAGATCTGTGGAGGAGAAAACATCTGTGTGTTTAAAGGATTCGTCCAACCCGGAG AGCAGTTTCAGTTCACATCTCAGAGACACCTGGGCTTCCCCTTCAGCGCTACTATCTTTGTGAATGGACTGATGACCACGAGGATCAGCTCCTGCTGCGAGTACAGATACGCTCCTGGCTTTCAGCAAGGCCGCAGGAGCTGCTTCAGACTGACACGACTAAATGGAGGAAAACCCTGCTACAA GTGTGTGAATTCTAGGCATGGAATTGGCGCCCCTGCGATCAATCGTGCAGCTCCAACCTCGACACGAGCCGTCAATTCCAATGAAG GTGTTATGGAGTCGTGTCCGTCTTCCCCTTTATTCGTCCCTCTTGGAATGGAAAGATCTGTGCAGAAGACCAGAAAACTGTCTAAAGATGGAGGTGCTTTGTCAACAGACAGTGAAGACATGAACGGCAGCTTGAAAGAACGACGACCTCACAAACGCCACAAAGGACCACGCAGCCAACGAGGAGAGGGCAAAGCTTCGGAGGACTCGCAAGCACATGGAAAAAACGAAGCTGAAGACAAATCGCCTTCCATAGCCAAAGAGCAACTGCAAACATCAGCCAAAAAACATAATCCAGTGacagaaaataaaagcaaagtggcag ATTCATTGCAGGAAGGAAAAACGCAGAGCAAGCGGGATGGGGAGAAAGCGACGGATCCTTCACAATGGAATGGAAAAAGCAGGAACAGGGGAAGACTGAGGGACTTCTATGAAGAATGTGTTGAAATGAGCACTGGTCTGGAATCAGGCCTAGACCAACAGAGGTGGTTCAAAGTAAACA AATCTGAGAGGAACAAAATCAAGGAGCAGATCACATCAGGACTCACAGGCTCGGCATCAGAAGTAGAACTGAGTGCAGAAAGTGACAGCGACGCCACAGAAGCAAGGATACCTAAAATTAATAACAAGCAAG taagtgAAGATGCAGAGGATGTTACATCTGAGCAAGACTTACAAAAACAG ATGGATGCCATGGCAGAACTGCTGAGCAATTCTGATCAAGTGGAGCAACTGGTTCTAAGAAACACGGGTCTGACAGATGAACTGCTGAAAAGCTTGGCAACAGCGCTCAAAAGAAGCCCATCCGAAGTCACAGTGATTAACCTAAATCTGAACCAAATCGGACCTCCTGGAATCACTGTTTTACTAGACCTTCTCCAAGCCAAACCACACATCAAAGAACTACT ATTGTTTGGAAACCAACTTGGAGATCTTGGAGTGCAGACCCTGCTTAGCGGATTGGCTGAACTTCAAGATAAAACTGCAGCGCCGCATGGAAACTCTGAACAGATCCACTGCTCTCCGGCTAACAGTGCCATCCTAGAGTTAGACTTAGGTGGAAACGGAATTGGCAGCGATGGCCTGAGAGTTCTGGCCACGTTCATGAGATATCATTCCCACCTTCAGTATCTGGGCCTGGCACAAACATCTTGTTCAGACATGGAGGCCTGGACGGTCTTGTTTGAAAGCCTCAAAGTGAACACCGTGCTGACGCATATCATTTTAGATGAAAGCAACCTCGGCGATGATGGTGTTAAATTGTTTTCAGAAGCACTGCAATCAAACAAGAGCCTGAGAAAGGTGGAATTGGATAATAATGGCTTCAGTGATGTTGGAGGACATTATCTCCTGGAGGCTCTGTGCCTTAGGGGAAAAGGTTCCCTGAAGAACCTGAGCCTGGAGGGAAACTACATCAGCACCGCACTGATGGCGAACATACAGCAGGAGCTGGAGTCTCTATAA
- the LOC110439792 gene encoding uncharacterized protein isoform X3, translated as MTTRISSCCEYRYAPGFQQGRRSCFRLTRLNGGKPCYKCVNSRHGIGAPAINRAAPTSTRAVNSNEGVMESCPSSPLFVPLGMERSVQKTRKLSKDGGALSTDSEDMNGSLKERRPHKRHKGPRSQRGEGKASEDSQAHGKNEAEDKSPSIAKEQLQTSAKKHNPVTENKSKVADSLQEGKTQSKRDGEKATDPSQWNGKSRNRGRLRDFYEECVEMSTGLESGLDQQRWFKVNKSERNKIKEQITSGLTGSASEVELSAESDSDATEARIPKINNKQVSEDAEDVTSEQDLQKQMDAMAELLSNSDQVEQLVLRNTGLTDELLKSLATALKRSPSEVTVINLNLNQIGPPGITVLLDLLQAKPHIKELLLFGNQLGDLGVQTLLSGLAELQDKTAAPHGNSEQIHCSPANSAILELDLGGNGIGSDGLRVLATFMRYHSHLQYLGLAQTSCSDMEAWTVLFESLKVNTVLTHIILDESNLGDDGVKLFSEALQSNKSLRKVELDNNGFSDVGGHYLLEALCLRGKGSLKNLSLEGNYISTALMANIQQELESL; from the exons ATGACCACGAGGATCAGCTCCTGCTGCGAGTACAGATACGCTCCTGGCTTTCAGCAAGGCCGCAGGAGCTGCTTCAGACTGACACGACTAAATGGAGGAAAACCCTGCTACAA GTGTGTGAATTCTAGGCATGGAATTGGCGCCCCTGCGATCAATCGTGCAGCTCCAACCTCGACACGAGCCGTCAATTCCAATGAAG GTGTTATGGAGTCGTGTCCGTCTTCCCCTTTATTCGTCCCTCTTGGAATGGAAAGATCTGTGCAGAAGACCAGAAAACTGTCTAAAGATGGAGGTGCTTTGTCAACAGACAGTGAAGACATGAACGGCAGCTTGAAAGAACGACGACCTCACAAACGCCACAAAGGACCACGCAGCCAACGAGGAGAGGGCAAAGCTTCGGAGGACTCGCAAGCACATGGAAAAAACGAAGCTGAAGACAAATCGCCTTCCATAGCCAAAGAGCAACTGCAAACATCAGCCAAAAAACATAATCCAGTGacagaaaataaaagcaaagtggcag ATTCATTGCAGGAAGGAAAAACGCAGAGCAAGCGGGATGGGGAGAAAGCGACGGATCCTTCACAATGGAATGGAAAAAGCAGGAACAGGGGAAGACTGAGGGACTTCTATGAAGAATGTGTTGAAATGAGCACTGGTCTGGAATCAGGCCTAGACCAACAGAGGTGGTTCAAAGTAAACA AATCTGAGAGGAACAAAATCAAGGAGCAGATCACATCAGGACTCACAGGCTCGGCATCAGAAGTAGAACTGAGTGCAGAAAGTGACAGCGACGCCACAGAAGCAAGGATACCTAAAATTAATAACAAGCAAG taagtgAAGATGCAGAGGATGTTACATCTGAGCAAGACTTACAAAAACAG ATGGATGCCATGGCAGAACTGCTGAGCAATTCTGATCAAGTGGAGCAACTGGTTCTAAGAAACACGGGTCTGACAGATGAACTGCTGAAAAGCTTGGCAACAGCGCTCAAAAGAAGCCCATCCGAAGTCACAGTGATTAACCTAAATCTGAACCAAATCGGACCTCCTGGAATCACTGTTTTACTAGACCTTCTCCAAGCCAAACCACACATCAAAGAACTACT ATTGTTTGGAAACCAACTTGGAGATCTTGGAGTGCAGACCCTGCTTAGCGGATTGGCTGAACTTCAAGATAAAACTGCAGCGCCGCATGGAAACTCTGAACAGATCCACTGCTCTCCGGCTAACAGTGCCATCCTAGAGTTAGACTTAGGTGGAAACGGAATTGGCAGCGATGGCCTGAGAGTTCTGGCCACGTTCATGAGATATCATTCCCACCTTCAGTATCTGGGCCTGGCACAAACATCTTGTTCAGACATGGAGGCCTGGACGGTCTTGTTTGAAAGCCTCAAAGTGAACACCGTGCTGACGCATATCATTTTAGATGAAAGCAACCTCGGCGATGATGGTGTTAAATTGTTTTCAGAAGCACTGCAATCAAACAAGAGCCTGAGAAAGGTGGAATTGGATAATAATGGCTTCAGTGATGTTGGAGGACATTATCTCCTGGAGGCTCTGTGCCTTAGGGGAAAAGGTTCCCTGAAGAACCTGAGCCTGGAGGGAAACTACATCAGCACCGCACTGATGGCGAACATACAGCAGGAGCTGGAGTCTCTATAA
- the LOC110439792 gene encoding uncharacterized protein isoform X1, with amino-acid sequence MEAYEKEAIKRIRRHSQSVLHDLLIRGFKDEVKDTRPTGRRATRPLTPSWRQSLDSVFTRKGSLFLLDGNNAVEIIKPDRSIQPVLRGRLSDLYLPAITGTTSNLQAAKAKLSHSCPYLSSSRRRGSTSSIGSQKLPDFNSKQSFLKAQKESKKSNVTVTMTYLGQGLPGSARDEMKVLQQICGGENICVFKGFVQPGEQFQFTSQRHLGFPFSATIFVNGLMTTRISSCCEYRYAPGFQQGRRSCFRLTRLNGGKPCYKCVNSRHGIGAPAINRAAPTSTRAVNSNEGVMESCPSSPLFVPLGMERSVQKTRKLSKDGGALSTDSEDMNGSLKERRPHKRHKGPRSQRGEGKASEDSQAHGKNEAEDKSPSIAKEQLQTSAKKHNPVTENKSKVADSLQEGKTQSKRDGEKATDPSQWNGKSRNRGRLRDFYEECVEMSTGLESGLDQQRWFKVNKSERNKIKEQITSGLTGSASEVELSAESDSDATEARIPKINNKQVSEDAEDVTSEQDLQKQMDAMAELLSNSDQVEQLVLRNTGLTDELLKSLATALKRSPSEVTVINLNLNQIGPPGITVLLDLLQAKPHIKELLLFGNQLGDLGVQTLLSGLAELQDKTAAPHGNSEQIHCSPANSAILELDLGGNGIGSDGLRVLATFMRYHSHLQYLGLAQTSCSDMEAWTVLFESLKVNTVLTHIILDESNLGDDGVKLFSEALQSNKSLRKVELDNNGFSDVGGHYLLEALCLRGKGSLKNLSLEGNYISTALMANIQQELESL; translated from the exons ATGGAGGCATATGAGAAAGAGGCGATCAAACGCATCCGCAGACACAGTCAGAGCGTGCTTCATGATCTGCTCATCAGAGGATTTAAAGATGAAGTCAAAGAT ACTCGTCCTACAGGCCGCAGAGCCACCAGACCTCTCACTCCATCATGGCGTCAGTCTCTGGACAGTGTTTTCACACGTAAAGGCAGCCTCTTTCTGCTGGATGGAAACAACGCTGTGGAAATCATCAAA CCTGACAGGTCAATCCAGCCAGTGCTCAGAGGACGGTTGAGTGACTTGTACCTTCCTGCGATCACAGGAACCACATCAAACCTGCAGGCAGCAAAGGCCAAACTCAGTCACTCATGCCCTTATCTGAGCTCCAGCAGACGCCGAGGCTCCACTTCCTCAATCGGCTCACAGAAACTTCCAGACTTCAACAGCAAACAG AGTTTCCTCAAAGCGCAGAAGGAGTCCAAGAAGTCAAATGTGACGGTGACGATGACGTACCTCGGGCAGGGTCTTCCTGGAAGCGCTCGGGATGAGATGAAAGTGCTTCAGCAGATCTGTGGAGGAGAAAACATCTGTGTGTTTAAAGGATTCGTCCAACCCGGAG AGCAGTTTCAGTTCACATCTCAGAGACACCTGGGCTTCCCCTTCAGCGCTACTATCTTTGTGAATGGACTGATGACCACGAGGATCAGCTCCTGCTGCGAGTACAGATACGCTCCTGGCTTTCAGCAAGGCCGCAGGAGCTGCTTCAGACTGACACGACTAAATGGAGGAAAACCCTGCTACAA GTGTGTGAATTCTAGGCATGGAATTGGCGCCCCTGCGATCAATCGTGCAGCTCCAACCTCGACACGAGCCGTCAATTCCAATGAAG GTGTTATGGAGTCGTGTCCGTCTTCCCCTTTATTCGTCCCTCTTGGAATGGAAAGATCTGTGCAGAAGACCAGAAAACTGTCTAAAGATGGAGGTGCTTTGTCAACAGACAGTGAAGACATGAACGGCAGCTTGAAAGAACGACGACCTCACAAACGCCACAAAGGACCACGCAGCCAACGAGGAGAGGGCAAAGCTTCGGAGGACTCGCAAGCACATGGAAAAAACGAAGCTGAAGACAAATCGCCTTCCATAGCCAAAGAGCAACTGCAAACATCAGCCAAAAAACATAATCCAGTGacagaaaataaaagcaaagtggcag ATTCATTGCAGGAAGGAAAAACGCAGAGCAAGCGGGATGGGGAGAAAGCGACGGATCCTTCACAATGGAATGGAAAAAGCAGGAACAGGGGAAGACTGAGGGACTTCTATGAAGAATGTGTTGAAATGAGCACTGGTCTGGAATCAGGCCTAGACCAACAGAGGTGGTTCAAAGTAAACA AATCTGAGAGGAACAAAATCAAGGAGCAGATCACATCAGGACTCACAGGCTCGGCATCAGAAGTAGAACTGAGTGCAGAAAGTGACAGCGACGCCACAGAAGCAAGGATACCTAAAATTAATAACAAGCAAG taagtgAAGATGCAGAGGATGTTACATCTGAGCAAGACTTACAAAAACAG ATGGATGCCATGGCAGAACTGCTGAGCAATTCTGATCAAGTGGAGCAACTGGTTCTAAGAAACACGGGTCTGACAGATGAACTGCTGAAAAGCTTGGCAACAGCGCTCAAAAGAAGCCCATCCGAAGTCACAGTGATTAACCTAAATCTGAACCAAATCGGACCTCCTGGAATCACTGTTTTACTAGACCTTCTCCAAGCCAAACCACACATCAAAGAACTACT ATTGTTTGGAAACCAACTTGGAGATCTTGGAGTGCAGACCCTGCTTAGCGGATTGGCTGAACTTCAAGATAAAACTGCAGCGCCGCATGGAAACTCTGAACAGATCCACTGCTCTCCGGCTAACAGTGCCATCCTAGAGTTAGACTTAGGTGGAAACGGAATTGGCAGCGATGGCCTGAGAGTTCTGGCCACGTTCATGAGATATCATTCCCACCTTCAGTATCTGGGCCTGGCACAAACATCTTGTTCAGACATGGAGGCCTGGACGGTCTTGTTTGAAAGCCTCAAAGTGAACACCGTGCTGACGCATATCATTTTAGATGAAAGCAACCTCGGCGATGATGGTGTTAAATTGTTTTCAGAAGCACTGCAATCAAACAAGAGCCTGAGAAAGGTGGAATTGGATAATAATGGCTTCAGTGATGTTGGAGGACATTATCTCCTGGAGGCTCTGTGCCTTAGGGGAAAAGGTTCCCTGAAGAACCTGAGCCTGGAGGGAAACTACATCAGCACCGCACTGATGGCGAACATACAGCAGGAGCTGGAGTCTCTATAA